The Lipingzhangella halophila genome segment CGCCGAGCTGGAAGCGAGGGTACTCGCCCTGTTCCGCGACCAGCTTTCTGGAATTCCGGATTCCGAGGTGATCGGTAACCAGATCATGCCCGACCCCGGCGCCCCCGAGCAGAGCATTGGTGACTTCGACCTGATCGTGCGCTACCGGCACCGGATCCTGTGTGTGGAGGTCAAGAAGGACCCCGACCGGATCCCCGGTGCCGCCGGGTGGGCGGTCACCAAGGCCAAGCGAGCCTTCGGCTCGGCGACCCGGGTGCTGCTGGTGCACGACGGGGAGCCCGGGGCGTGCTCACGCTTCCGGATCGCCGACTACGACCCGGAGCTCAACGGGGCACCGCTGCACGTGCGCGCCCGCGCGGAACTGGAAGGGGAGTTCCACACCGCTCGGGACCTGCTGGAAGGGTTCTTCCTTCCCCGGCATGGATCCACCCCTCCGGACCCCGTGCAGGCTCCTGTGCCGGCCCAGCCACCCGGTGACCATCCCGGGCACAACGACGGCCCGCTGCTGCTAATGGGAGTGGGCGGCAGCCGCCTGGGCGTGCTCGCCGCCGCGCATGCCTACCGCCCGTCCCAGACGGTGCTGCTGCACACCCCGCAGAGCGAGCGCGAGGTCGCCGGTCTGGCCCCTGCCGTGTGCCACACGCTCTTCGCTGCCGAGAACCCCGACGAGTTCAAAGCCCTGCGGCGGCGGCAGCTCCCCGCCCGGTTGCGCCGGTACCGGAACCGAGTGAAGTTCGGGCACACCGCCGTCGACGCCTCTGACGCGGCGCGCGTCGCAGCCCTGGCCCACGCCAAGATCGACCAGTACGCCTCCGGCGACACCCCCGTCGTCGCCGACGTCACCACCGGCACCAAGGCGATGAGCACCGGGCTGGCGCTAGCCGCCCACGCCCGCGGCGGCTGCGTCACCTACCTTTCCCCGGTCACCCGGCGTGTCTCATGCCACGCGCACGGCCCGGTCGGCTCTTCGGGGGTGGCCGCCGTGGACTGGTCCAGCGTGCTACGCGGCTACACACCGCTCGCTGTGCCGCTGACCGGAAGGATCCACCACCAGCTCGCCGAAGAACAGGTGGATACCGACCTGCTGGACAGTGCCGCCGCCGTGCTGCGCGAGCACGCCGGGGAACAGGGCCATACGCCCACCGTGTGGGTGGATGGCACCGTGCTCGCCGACAGCGCGGAGTCGCCGTTGGCGCGCCGCTCCGTCGACCAGCGGCCCACTCTCGTCGTCACGGTCGCCGACCGCGCCGTCGGTCTGACCGCGCCGTGCTGGTCCCGCCGGCAACGGCTCACCCCCGGCGACTGGGCGCACGCGGTGTTCGCCGCGACCATGCGGCTGAACGCGGCCTGCGGGGTGGCCGGGCTGACCCTGGCGCTACATCGCCCCGGCGAGGGCTCGGTGCGCCGCGCGCTGGACCTCGTCGACTGGCTGGCCTGGACCGAAACCAGCTCAGAGGAGATCTCCGGCGCCGAGTCACAGGCGCGACACGGCCGAAACCCGCGCACCGCCACCGAGGAGATCACCGGGCACGAGGAGTCGCTGCGCCCCAAGGTGGTCTCCGCCACCCCGGGGACCCCGGAGTTCCGCGCCGCGCTAACCGCCCACCTGCGCGGGCTGGGGGTGTGAGCTGCGCGCTCGCCACCGATCGTGCGGGCGGCGACGGGGAGGCGCATCGTGGCCACCGCCTCCGCCACGCCCGTGTCCGAGAGGACCACATGTACGCCCCACCCACACGAGAGACGGGAGTATCCATGCCCGACGACGCCGACCCCTGGCACGCGGATTCCGGGGTTCTGGTCACCGTCGACCTGAGCGGCATCCAGGAGTTCATCTACGAAGGCCGGCGGTTGCTCGACGCGATCGGCCGCTCCGTTATGGTCGCCGACCTCACCGACACCGACCCCGCGAACCCGGACGGCATCGGCCACCTCTTGACCGGGCTCGGCCCCCGTACGGTGCTGCGCGACGCGGGCGGTGCCCTGACCGTCGCCTTCGCCGCCCCCGAGGACGCTCGGACGTTCACCGCCCATTACACCCGCTACCTGCACGACGTCTCCGACCTGTTCAGGCCGGTGGTCGCGCACGTGGCCTTCGGTCCGGACCAGCCCACGGCGCCCACTCTCGCCGCCGCCGAGGACGAACTCCAGCACGAGCTGTCCCAGGTACATCAGGAGCGCGCCGCCGCGCACACGCCGGTGCTCGGTTACGGCGTGACAGCACTGTGCGACGTCACCGGCCGTCCCGCCGAGACCGTGGATCACCTGCGTGGCCGCAGCGACCGCCACGAGCGGGTGGCCCGCGACGTTGTGCACGCCCGCTACCGGGGCCGCCGCTGGCACAAAGCGACCGTGGGCTCCCTGCTCGACGGCGCCGAACCCGACCTCGGCGGGCGGGCCCTGGACCTGCCGATGAGCGTGGAGCACCTCGGCCGGGAACTGGGCGACATCAGCCAGCAGGCCGTCATCCACCTGGATTTCAACGACCTGGGGACCGCACTGCGCAATTACCGGCACGAGCTGAGCCGCAACGGCGCGGACCACCTCACCGGGCTGCGCACCGTCTCTGATCAGATCGCCGACCTCACCCACGGGCTGGCCAAGGCGATGATCACCGCTGTCGCCAACCGGTTGCAGCTAGATGAGACACGGAACCCGATCCTCCGCGGTACCGGCGCGGGCAGCGTCCTGCACCCGCACACGCACCGCCGCCGCGGCGTGCGGGTGCCGGTGCGGCCCATCGTGGTGGCCGGCGACGACCTCACCGTCGTCTGCGACGCCCGCCTGGCCTGGAGCCTCACCCGATTCGCGTTCGCCTGGCTCGACTCCACCCCGCACACGCACCTCCTCACCAACGGCGACCCGCGACGCCCTATGGCAGCGCGCACCGCATGGCCGTGGGGGCGCACCGCAGGGCTGTCCGGCACCAGCACCGAGACCGGTGTCCCAACCGTGAAGGCCGGGATCGCTGTGCAGCCGGTCGGCTCGCCCCTGCTCGCCGCGTACGACATCAGCGACGAGCTGTGCACCCTCGCCAAGCAGCACCGCACGGCCGAAGGCGCCACTGACGAGCACGCGGTGGCCTGGTCGCGGGACTTCGACACCCCCGAGAGGGTGGTGCGCCGGCTCACCGGACGACACAGTGCCACCGGGGAGAGCCTGAACGCCCAGCCGATGCTCGGCTCTGAGTTCCGTGAGTTTCTCACCACCTGCTTCGCCCCGGACGAGCCCACGAGTCTGCGCAGCACGGTCTGGGCTGACCACCGCTCCTGGCTGCTCTCGGACCTGCGGAAGCTCCTGCTCGATGGCGGGATGCTGCGCCCCGAGCTCACCCGCCGCGAGCAGCTCGGGCTGCCCACCGCACTACCTGGTGTCCGCCCGGACTCCGAGCCGGACGCCCCGACCCGCGCGCGCCTGCTGGCCGCCCTGGACCTACTCGACACCCACCTCGACATCGATCTTGCCCCCACCGTCCACCACGAAGGGAGCACAGCGTGAGCGCTCCTCCCGCGGTGCTGGTCGTCGACACCGCGTCACCCGCCCTGTTCACCGCCACGGCGGCCGACTCCGGCGTGCACACCGGCATCGTCACTGATGCGCACGGTCTTCCCTACCTGCCCCGGCACCGCATCGCCGCGCGGCTACGCGAGGGTGCCGTCCGCGCCGTCCGCTCCGAGCCGGGCACCAACCTGGGCACCGCCGCCAGGGACCTGCTGGGCACCACGAATGGCGGCCACGAGGAGCACCGGCTGCTGCGTATCGGCCATGCCCGTCTCGCCCATCCGGTCCGTGCCGCCGTGGCCTGGGCCATGGCGCAGCGTTCCGCATCGCACCAGCGGGAGGCCTTGGCGCGCGCTGTCACCGACACCTACACCACCGAGGAGAGCGGTACCGAGGTCGACGCCCACGGCGCCCCGGTTCCCGGGCGGCTGCGCACCAACCAGGCGCTCCGCCCTCGCCTGCGTCTGGTGGCCGAGCTGGGGTGGGCCGCCCCGCCCGACGCGGCGCTGCTGCGCTGTCTCGCCCGTACCGCACTCGCCACCACCGCTGCCGGGCTCCGGGTCACCCGCGGGCGGGGCCGCATTGACGTGCGCCTCGCCGACCCGGCCGGGGAGCGGGACCCGCACGACTACACCGTCGCCCTGGCCGAACTCGACGGCCCGGAAGGAGGCCGGGCATGAGCATCGTCACCGGGTACCTGCCGCTACGGCTGCTGTTCACCGACACAGCGGTGCTGCGCACCGGTTTCAACCCGCTGCACGTAACCAGTGAGCCCTACGTTCCGGGCCGGGCGCTGCGTGGCATGGTCGCCGCCGCCCTCGCCCGCCGCGGCCATCACGACCTGGTCGACACCTGGGTGGCACGTGGGGAGCAGGTCCGGTTCACCCCGGCCCTCCCCCGGCTGGAGGACCGCGCGGTGAGCGGCGCTCCCTTGGCGGCGTTTCCCACCCCGGCCGCCCTGCACGTGACGAAACCCGAGAACGGGGAGGCGTCCCCCTTCATCGTGGACACCCTGGCCGGATCCGGCACGTCCCACGCCACCAAACGGCTCGGCGGGTTCGTCGCCCCCACCCTGGAGCACAGCGTCGAGGTCGCGACCACCACCGAACAGTACCTCGGCCGGTCACGCGGCGGCCGCAACCCGCAAGGGGTCCCCTATCTCACCACCATGCTCGACGCCGGGCAGGTGTTCGAGACCCGCTGGCAGCTGCGCGCCGACACACGGGACGACCTTTCCCGGCTCGCCCGCCAGGTCATCGCGGTGCTGGCGGAAACCGACGGCACCCTGGTGCTGGGCACCGGGGGCACTCGCGCTCACGGCGGAGGGGTCCGCATCACCCTGACCCCGGAAACCGACCCCGAGCACCCCGTCGTGCCGGACCGGCTCTACCCCAGCCGGGCATGGCCCGAAGGGGAGTGTCGCGACCTGGTGCTGCTCGGGCCCGCCCTCATCACCGACGAACACGGCGAGACCCGCCCCCAGGCACTGGGGCCGGCCGTCACCGACCTGGTGGAACGCACGCTCGGCCCGGACACGGCCCAGGTCGCCGGCGTGGTCGTGGACCGCTGCCGCGTGGAGAACTACCACCGCCGTTACACGAGCCCGATGGCCGCCCGGTGGGCCGCGGCCCCAGGGGCGGTGGTGCGGTTGCGGTCCTTGCGGCACATCACCTCTGAGCAGGTACGGGCGCTGGAGGCCCAGCCGGTGGGCGGGCGCGCCGCCGACGGCTGCGGCTGCTTCGTGCTGCGCCCGCTGCCAGAAGCGGGGAGGCGCCACCCCGAACGGATCTCGTGCCGCCCCGCGGAGCACCCCGCCGGACAGCAGAACAGGGAGGACGCGCTCGGGACAGCACCCGCGGCGGTTTCGCTCCCCGAGGGCAATTCGATCCCGCTGCCCTCAGGATGGCCTCCCACCACCATCGACGACGCGCCGGAGGAGGTGGTGGCGCTGTTCCGCAATCTGCTGGCCGGGGCGGCTGCCGAGCCCGTTCGCGCCCATGCCCGTGCTCTGGCGGAACGCGCCGCCCTCGGCGACCTGCCCACGCCTAGCCTGCTCGGTCGGCTGCGTGAGGTCGCCACCCTACCGGGCACGCCAACGCACACGCTCGCTGCTCTGCACAGCACTGTCGACGGCTTCGCCCCGCACGCTCACAAGGCGGTGTCGAAACCGATGATCCCCCACAGTGAGGGGCGAGTGTCTCTCACCACCTGGCTGGAGAAAGCCGCCGGCAACCCGGTGACATGGTGGCGTCGCCACGGCCCGGACGACAGCACGCTCGCGAACGCACTCGCCCGGGTGGACATCACCCGCTCCTCCGAGGACCGTTCCCCTCTCACCGCGGCCGCGCGCGCCTGGCTCACCTCCACTGACACCGCCGCCGAACTCACCAGGCTGCTCATCACCACCTGGCTCACCGAGGCCGCCCGCCGCAAACGCGCTGACGCGGAGACCGACGGGGCGCCGCGCGCCGGACACGACAACGAAGGGGGGCACGCGTGACCCGACCCACCGACCCGCACCTGCACGGCCTGGTCCCGGGAGCCGTGCACGACCCCGATGCCGTATGGGAGGTCACGGCTCGGCTGCGGCTGCTTACCGACACCCACATCGGCGCCGCCGACCCCTACCCGCGCCACGCCGCACCCGGTGAGGTGGACCGTCTCATTGACCGTGACCCGGTCGACGGAGCACCCCGACTGCGCGCCACCACCCTGGCCGGGTTGCTGCGCCACCACCTCGCCGCCCGTCTCGGCCCGGCGGGGGCTGAGGCGGTCAAGGAGCTTTTTGGCCAAGCCGACCCGCGCGAGGATGTCGACGCCGATCCCGAACGGCCTCCCACCATGAGCGCGCTTGACCTCGATGACGCCACCGGGCAACTGCCCCGCAGGGAGAAGGGCGGCGACACGGGCGAAACAGACGAGGAACCGGTGGCGGTGCGGTTCGGCAACCGTGTCGACCCCGACAGCGGCGCCGTCGCCCCCGGTCTGCTGTGGCAGATGGAGGTGCTGCCCGCCGGGACCGTCTTCACCGCCACGATGCGGCTGCACACCACCGGCACCACGCGGGAAGGGCGGCTGCTGGCGCTGCTCGCATTGGCCGCCGACGGTCTGGCCGGCCCCGAGTACGGTCCCGGCATCCGCCTGGGTGCGCGTTCCGGGCGCGGGCTGGGTGCGGTGCGCGCCGACACCTGGCACGCTCACCGCCACGACCTGCGTGACCCGAAGGGGTGGGCCGCCTTCCACGCCCGGACCTGGGACCAGCGGTGGGCGGAGGCGCGGACGGCGGTCGCCGACCAGGAGGCGCCCGAACGGGCCGCCGCTCTCACCGCCTGTCTCACCGGAGCGATGCCCGAGCCGGTGGGCTCCGCCTTCACCACCACTCTGGCCGAGTTCGGCACCGACCAGCGCATCCGCGACGAGCTGCGCCTCACCGTGGTCATCGGGGAACGCCCCACGGCCGCGTTCCTGCCCGCCGCGCCCGAGAACGGTAACGGCGACCGCGAGTCGCAGCCAGGCCTGATCCTGCTCGGGGACACCCCCCATCCGGAATCTCCCGAGAACACCGACCGCGCGCATCGACGCCGTCCCCACCTCACCCACCAGGGAACGGTGGAGTGGCGGCCAATGCTCGGCGATACCGCACTGTTCTCCCTGGTCAAACGGGTCGGACGGCGGATCGTGCGGGACCTGTCCGGTCAGGCGCACAGCTTGGACGGTGCCGCCCGCGCCTGGCACACACGGCTGTGGGGCGGCGACCTGGAAACCGGAACCCCGGAGCCCGCGCGGATCACACTGCGATCCGCCCCGGCCGTCGACGGCGGGGAACCACTGCGCACCACCCGCACCACGATCGACGCCCTGTTCGGCGACACCGTGGACACCCGCCTGTTCACCGACGAGCTGCACGCCGGGGGCACCGCGGAGTTCGTGCTCGATGTGGACTCCCCCGACGCCGCCACCCGCGGCCTCCTCGGCCTCATCGTCCGGGAGCTGCACACGGTGCCGTTCGACGGCATCGGCGGCGGCGCGAGTGTGGGACACGGCCGCGTCACCGTCACCGGAGCCGAGCTGGTGTGTCACCACGCGGACCACGCGGAGGCGGTGGACCTGATCCGAGCATTGCGGGAACCGGACGGTCGGGAGCGAGCGGCTCTGGCCGAGTGGGTCGCAGCGCTGCGCGAGGCTCTGCACACCGTGGACGAGAAGGCAGGTAGCGAGGGGAGTACGGCATGACCGGCACCGAGACCACCGTGTACGGGGTCGATGTCCGGCCGTTGGATGATGACGAGACCACGGCGGTTTTCGCCGACGTGTTCGGCGCGGGGCGCCGTTGCGCGCACCTGGACACGCTCGACACCGCCGGCGGCCCGCAGTGGCTGCTCGCCGAACTCGGCGACGCCCGCATCACCGGGTACTGCGCCGCCGGCACCTGGCGGCTGGAATCCTCTCATCGTGACAGCGGGCCGCTGGCCGGCGACCGGTCCGACGCCTGGCGGCTCCTGGAGGCCGTGGTGTTCACCGAGCACGCCCAGATCCGCATAGGCGAGGAAGCCGGGTTCGCGCACAGCGCCGTCGACAGTGCCGGTGTCAACGAACTGCCCGGATGGCTGCGCCCCCGGGATCGCTCCTTCCTGCTGCTGGGCTGGAGCACTGAGCCGCGCCACACCACCGTCCTCGACGGCGAACCTCCGATGACCCGCAGCCGGGAACTGTCCGGCTCCGCCGCGCTGCACCCGGACACGTTTGCGGACTTCGGGGTGCTGCCGTCGTCGAAGAAGGCGGGCAAAGAGGAGTGGACCAGCAAGGGAAGCTGGCTCAGCGTCCGAGAGTACTGGGCGCAGGACACCGCCACCGGAGCGGTACACGTGGCATTCCACCGCCTGACCGGCTACCACACCGGCCCCAAGCCCACCGCACCCCTGATTACGGGAGCACCGTCGGCACTGGAAGAGGACGACGAATGACTGAACCGAGGAAGGCACCGTCGCCAGGCGAGATGGCCAAGCGGGTGGGCGGACCCAAACCGGGCCGCGGCGGCACACCCCGGAGACAGCCAGGCGGGTCCGGGCGCGGCGGCCCTGCGGCGGCCGGAGGGGCGGGGTCTTCGCGCAGCGTGCACCCCGGCCCCGGCCCGGGCGAGGATTACCGGGCCGTCGCACCCTACGGCCTGGTGCCGCTGCCCGAACGCCCCATGCCCGCCGAAACGCTGCACGCGCGCCTCCAGCAGGAGGGAGTCACGCAGCGGGACCTGCTGCGCAGCCACGACAGCCGCATACCCGGTACCCACACCGGCTGGATCGACGTCGACATCCACGCTCTCACCCCGCTGTTCCTGGGGACCGCCGGGGAGGACGGGAAGGAGAACCGGCCTTTCGTGATCAACGAGGCCCCCGCCGTTCCCGGCTCCGCTCTGCGCGGCCTGGTCCGCAACCAGCTACGACTGCTCACCGGCGGGGAAACCGGGCCGGTCAACACCCCACAACTGTTCTTCCGTGCCCCGGTGAGCTCAGCCGACAATCCACGCTCCAGGACGGTGATGCAGGAGCTGCACCGGCTCTACCGGGACGAGCGCCATGGCACGCCCCCCAGCCTGCCCAGCAATCCGATGCCGGCCGGGTTCCTGCGCCACGAGGACGGGAAGTGGCGGATCTACCCGATCGCCACCGAACGCCCACTCAAGATCCAGCTGGAACACCTGAAAGAAGACTTCGAAGAGTGCTTCTCGGACCTGCCTCCATTCCCGCTTCCTCCGGAGCCGGGGCAAGAGAACGAGGAGAAGCGGGAGAACTACATCCCCGCCGAGTACCACCGCGAGTTCCAGCACCTGAAGGTCACCGCGCTGTGCCCCGAGATAGATGTACCAAAGAAGAACGCCACCTACGAGTACAACTACTGGGCCATGGCGGTCCTCCCCGAGGGAGAAGCTATGGAGGAGGGAGACGAAGAGGCTGTTCGCCAACGCCTTGACCACCGCTGGAAGAACAGGAAGTCCCAAGACTTCAGGCGCGCCCTGGAGGAGAACCGCCACGAGGCGGCCCCTATCCGAGAGCTCACGTGTGTCCTCGTCCTGACCGGAGTCGCCGCCGGGGGACGAAAGAACGCCTACCTGTTTCCGGATGAGGGGGCGGGCGCTCCGCTGGATGTGCCCGATGACCTGGTCGCCCTGATGGAATCGGCCAGCCAGGTCACCCAGTTCCAGGAGAGGAACTTCCCCAACGACGAGGACGTCGCAGTGGGCAGAGCGGATCCGGGACGGCCTGCTGTCCGCGACAACAAGTACGGAAGCTTTGCCCGCAACACTCCGGAACCCGTGTGGTACCGGACCGACGACAGCGGGAGAGTTGTCTCCTTCGGCCGCTCCGGCGGCTACCGGGTGGCGGTGGGAGATACGGAGACCACCCCGATCGAGCGAGCTGTGCCCGCGGCGGTGCTCAGCCCGCAACACGCGAAGAATCACGCCCCGGGCCGCGCCGTTGACGTGCCGCGGGCACTGTTCGGCGACATCGACCTTTTCGGCGCCGAGGAGAGGGTCACCGCGGCACGTGGCAGGATCTCTTTCGGTTCGGCGGTGAGCACCGGTGGCGCCCCCGAGTATCCGCACCCGCTGCGGGTGGAACTACTCAACCCCGGCCGCCTGTGTTTCGCGAACTATGTCGTCCAGCCCGCGCGTAACAAGTGGGGTACCAGACCCGACCTGCTCACCTGGGCGCACGAGGACGACATCCGCCTTGGCGGATACAAGGTCTACCTGCACCGATACGACGGTGACCAGCGTTTCCGAGACATGAGCCCCTCGGAGGATCGCAAGGGGGATACCGAGCGCGATATCCGCCCGATCGACAAGGGCGCGGGCTTCAGCGGGCGGATCACCTTCACCAACCTCACGTCAGCGGAGCTGGGTGGGCTGCTGCGAGCGTTGCTGCTGGGCAACCCGCCGGGCGGCGGCGACCAACACAATCCCACCCACGCGCACAAGATCGGCATGGGTAAGGCGCTGGGCCTGGGAAGCGTGCACATCCGCCCCCGGCTGTACCTGGTCGCCCCCGAGGCGCGGTTCGAGTCTCTCGACCCGGACGCGGGAATCCGGGCGGCCGACCGCACCGAGGTGAGCGACCACCTGGCGGCATTCGACGGTGCCCTCACCGAATGGGAGCGCTCGGAGGCGGTCCGGCTGCGCCGTGCGGGGCCAGATGACTGGCGCTCCATCGCGCGGGTGGAGGCTCTACTCCTCGCCACACAGTGGCGCGACCGGTTGCCGTGGGAGTGCACCCGCCCCATGGATCTCAAGGAGTACGCGCTGTACCCGGTGCTACCCACTATCCAGGAGCGTTTCTCTTACTGCGAGGCGCATCGAAGGCCGTCCTGAGCACCTGGGTAGGGCATCGCCCCGCGGGCACACGGCTCGCGGGGCGCTGTCCTCCCATGGGGAAACGCCTACGGACCCGGCCCGGCCAGGACCGTCCACCGCACTGTTCTGGGCCTAACCGTCCGCTCGCCATCTCAGATGCGCCAGTGGCGCGGTGACCGGACGGTCCTCCCACAGAATCTGGGAGAACACCCCCACAGCCAGGCACCAGCCGGACGACACCAGCAGCACCGCGATCGGGTCGCCGCTGTCGCCGACCCACACAGCGGCCAGGCTGCCGGGCCCGTGCGGGACGGTGAACACCGGAGCCACCCCCACCATGCCCACCAGACACACCAGCGGGGCGTGCGCCGCCGCGACACCGGTGATCCCCAATGCCCGCAGCAGTGCCGCCGCTTCTCCCACTCCGTGGTTGCGCCCCTCCACCACCAGGTAGCCGTACGCGGCCACCACCGGCACCGCCAACGGTGCCCACTGCACCGGCGGCAATGGCCAGTCGATTCGGACGTGCTGCCACCAGTCAGGAAACGCGATCAGGGGGACCAGCCCAACCGCTGTCGCCGCCGGGACACGAAGGAGCCACGGCGCGGACCACAGCGTGCCGAACAGCACGGTTCCCGCGCCGATCGCCGTGTAGACCAGGGCTCCCACCACCGCCGCTGCGGGGAAATCCCTCGTGACGAAGGCCAACCACAACGCCGCCACCACGCCCACCACCGACAATGCCGCCAGCGCGTAGCGGAGCCGCTCGCCGCAGCGGCGCAGCACCGCCACACGCCCAACCCCCCGGACAGCCACCGGCGCGAAGGCCAGAAGCGCGACCGCGCCGATCCGGAACCGGGGCAGCAGGTGACGCTCGACCACCTCCCGGGCGGCGGCCAGGTCCCCGCCGCCGGGACGATCCAGCCGATCGAGCGAGTTCGGGGACAGCACCAGCGGCCCGCTGCGGTAGCCGCGCGCGGCGGCCAGCTCACGCAGCTCGACCTCGACATCTCCCGGGGGTGCCTGGGCGAGCACCGGATGAGACTGGTAGGCGTCCAGGTAGGCCAACCATTCCTGGCGGGCGGCACGGACCCGCTCCACCAGCACGTACTCGGTGCCCGAGCCGAACACGACACCCACCGCACCGTGGGCTGCTCCGTAGTCAGCGTCAAGCGGGGAGGGTGTCCACGGGGCGAGACCGGTTCCGCGATAGCGGAAGGGCTCGGCGAGCAGCAGAAACCGCATCCGCGCGCCCAGTGGGCGGAGCCGACGCAGGCCGGGATGCTCCTGGCCCGCGGCGGCAAGATGGCGCCACACGGCCTCGGCTGCCAGGCAGGCCCGCGCCCAGTGCTCGCGGGCACTTCCCTCCTGGTCGAGGGCGACGGAGCGCTCCAGCAACGCCTGCGGGGCTTGCACCAGTTCGCGTATCTGCCATTCGGCCCGCTCGTCGTCGATCCGCCTGCCGGAGGAGGCGCCGTCGCCGTTGTCCGCGAGGTGACGGCACAGCTCGTCGATCGCCG includes the following:
- a CDS encoding CRISPR-associated protein, with product MRADSSPSDAPQTLVALVGTSPTPPLLSALTFAPPRLVLVHSADTLGRAERIAKMARRLCPRIEHTELFDLGRDVYDFRSVDGRFAGLLPTLGGAWRLCYTGGTKVMGIAAVLRHLDLFPEQHHWRSYLDATTDALRFTDGSVHPGGPDSSTLTTTDLAKLHQVDLHPAEPSARPDEGAELEARVLALFRDQLSGIPDSEVIGNQIMPDPGAPEQSIGDFDLIVRYRHRILCVEVKKDPDRIPGAAGWAVTKAKRAFGSATRVLLVHDGEPGACSRFRIADYDPELNGAPLHVRARAELEGEFHTARDLLEGFFLPRHGSTPPDPVQAPVPAQPPGDHPGHNDGPLLLMGVGGSRLGVLAAAHAYRPSQTVLLHTPQSEREVAGLAPAVCHTLFAAENPDEFKALRRRQLPARLRRYRNRVKFGHTAVDASDAARVAALAHAKIDQYASGDTPVVADVTTGTKAMSTGLALAAHARGGCVTYLSPVTRRVSCHAHGPVGSSGVAAVDWSSVLRGYTPLAVPLTGRIHHQLAEEQVDTDLLDSAAAVLREHAGEQGHTPTVWVDGTVLADSAESPLARRSVDQRPTLVVTVADRAVGLTAPCWSRRQRLTPGDWAHAVFAATMRLNAACGVAGLTLALHRPGEGSVRRALDLVDWLAWTETSSEEISGAESQARHGRNPRTATEEITGHEESLRPKVVSATPGTPEFRAALTAHLRGLGV
- a CDS encoding RAMP superfamily CRISPR-associated protein; translation: MTRPTDPHLHGLVPGAVHDPDAVWEVTARLRLLTDTHIGAADPYPRHAAPGEVDRLIDRDPVDGAPRLRATTLAGLLRHHLAARLGPAGAEAVKELFGQADPREDVDADPERPPTMSALDLDDATGQLPRREKGGDTGETDEEPVAVRFGNRVDPDSGAVAPGLLWQMEVLPAGTVFTATMRLHTTGTTREGRLLALLALAADGLAGPEYGPGIRLGARSGRGLGAVRADTWHAHRHDLRDPKGWAAFHARTWDQRWAEARTAVADQEAPERAAALTACLTGAMPEPVGSAFTTTLAEFGTDQRIRDELRLTVVIGERPTAAFLPAAPENGNGDRESQPGLILLGDTPHPESPENTDRAHRRRPHLTHQGTVEWRPMLGDTALFSLVKRVGRRIVRDLSGQAHSLDGAARAWHTRLWGGDLETGTPEPARITLRSAPAVDGGEPLRTTRTTIDALFGDTVDTRLFTDELHAGGTAEFVLDVDSPDAATRGLLGLIVRELHTVPFDGIGGGASVGHGRVTVTGAELVCHHADHAEAVDLIRALREPDGRERAALAEWVAALREALHTVDEKAGSEGSTA
- a CDS encoding TIGR03986 family type III CRISPR-associated RAMP protein → MHPGPGPGEDYRAVAPYGLVPLPERPMPAETLHARLQQEGVTQRDLLRSHDSRIPGTHTGWIDVDIHALTPLFLGTAGEDGKENRPFVINEAPAVPGSALRGLVRNQLRLLTGGETGPVNTPQLFFRAPVSSADNPRSRTVMQELHRLYRDERHGTPPSLPSNPMPAGFLRHEDGKWRIYPIATERPLKIQLEHLKEDFEECFSDLPPFPLPPEPGQENEEKRENYIPAEYHREFQHLKVTALCPEIDVPKKNATYEYNYWAMAVLPEGEAMEEGDEEAVRQRLDHRWKNRKSQDFRRALEENRHEAAPIRELTCVLVLTGVAAGGRKNAYLFPDEGAGAPLDVPDDLVALMESASQVTQFQERNFPNDEDVAVGRADPGRPAVRDNKYGSFARNTPEPVWYRTDDSGRVVSFGRSGGYRVAVGDTETTPIERAVPAAVLSPQHAKNHAPGRAVDVPRALFGDIDLFGAEERVTAARGRISFGSAVSTGGAPEYPHPLRVELLNPGRLCFANYVVQPARNKWGTRPDLLTWAHEDDIRLGGYKVYLHRYDGDQRFRDMSPSEDRKGDTERDIRPIDKGAGFSGRITFTNLTSAELGGLLRALLLGNPPGGGDQHNPTHAHKIGMGKALGLGSVHIRPRLYLVAPEARFESLDPDAGIRAADRTEVSDHLAAFDGALTEWERSEAVRLRRAGPDDWRSIARVEALLLATQWRDRLPWECTRPMDLKEYALYPVLPTIQERFSYCEAHRRPS